A region of Burkholderiales bacterium JOSHI_001 DNA encodes the following proteins:
- a CDS encoding arabinose efflux permease family protein (PFAM: Bacterial protein of unknown function (DUF894)) — MSEPGPASAARPAGLLGAFEPLREPVFRWLWLAWLAANICMGMHDVAAAWLMVSLTHEPLWVALVQTASTLPMFLLGLPSGALADIVDRRRYFAATQLWAALIALVLVAVSLSGHITATGLLLLTFLNGITMAMRWPTFSAIVPSIVSRERLPAALALNGLAMNLPRIVGPAIAGGLLAAAGPQLVFGLNAVLSLVAFWLIVRWRAQQPQRALPGERFVGAMRVGLQHVRQNPRVKAGLLRIALLMLQMSSLMALLPLVAKAWPGAGAGSFTALLAAAGGGGVLMVLLMPGLRARFDRDAFVRAGTLAHAASAVVVALAPNVWVAFPAMVVAGAAVLASANSTAVSVQLALPDWVRARGMSVYQMSLMGGAAGGAAFWGQFAGMYSVRTAILAGAAFGVVVTLFTRHVSVAGGGLDEHRPAPPAGVVPEPAEPVDPDAGPVMVTVEYRIAPAQAGEFAEVMRETRAARLRQGALSWGLFRDAAVPGRYVEYFVDETWVEHLRRLERFTAGDQALRQRRLALHQGPEPPLVRRYVSEPMDQP, encoded by the coding sequence ATGAGCGAACCCGGCCCCGCCAGCGCTGCCCGCCCCGCGGGCCTGCTGGGCGCCTTCGAGCCCCTGCGTGAACCCGTCTTCCGTTGGCTGTGGCTGGCCTGGCTGGCGGCCAACATCTGCATGGGGATGCACGATGTGGCCGCGGCCTGGTTGATGGTCAGCCTGACGCACGAGCCGCTGTGGGTGGCGCTGGTGCAGACCGCGTCCACCCTGCCGATGTTCCTGCTGGGCCTGCCCAGCGGCGCGCTGGCCGACATCGTGGACCGGCGGCGTTACTTCGCCGCCACGCAGTTGTGGGCCGCGCTGATCGCGCTGGTGCTGGTGGCGGTGTCGCTGTCCGGGCACATCACGGCCACCGGGCTGCTGCTGCTGACCTTCCTGAACGGCATCACCATGGCCATGCGCTGGCCCACGTTTTCGGCCATCGTGCCCAGCATCGTCTCGCGTGAAAGGCTGCCTGCCGCACTGGCCCTGAACGGCCTGGCCATGAACCTGCCACGCATCGTGGGTCCGGCCATCGCGGGGGGGCTGCTGGCCGCGGCGGGGCCGCAGCTGGTGTTCGGGCTGAACGCGGTGCTGTCGCTGGTGGCCTTCTGGCTCATCGTGCGCTGGCGCGCGCAGCAGCCGCAACGGGCCTTGCCGGGTGAACGTTTCGTGGGCGCCATGCGCGTGGGCCTGCAGCATGTGCGGCAGAACCCGCGGGTGAAGGCCGGGCTGCTGCGCATTGCGCTACTGATGCTGCAGATGTCGTCGCTGATGGCCTTGCTGCCCTTGGTGGCCAAGGCCTGGCCGGGCGCGGGCGCGGGCAGCTTCACCGCGTTGCTGGCCGCGGCCGGCGGGGGCGGCGTGCTGATGGTGCTGTTGATGCCGGGGCTGCGCGCGCGCTTCGACCGCGACGCTTTCGTGCGCGCCGGCACCCTGGCGCATGCGGCCAGCGCGGTGGTGGTGGCGCTGGCGCCCAATGTGTGGGTGGCGTTTCCGGCCATGGTGGTGGCCGGCGCGGCGGTGCTGGCGTCGGCCAACTCCACCGCCGTGTCGGTGCAACTGGCCTTGCCGGACTGGGTGCGCGCGCGCGGCATGTCGGTCTACCAGATGTCGCTGATGGGCGGTGCGGCGGGCGGCGCGGCCTTCTGGGGCCAGTTCGCGGGCATGTACTCGGTGCGCACGGCCATCCTCGCCGGGGCGGCTTTCGGCGTGGTGGTGACCCTGTTCACCCGCCATGTGTCGGTGGCCGGCGGTGGGCTGGACGAACACCGCCCGGCCCCACCCGCCGGGGTGGTGCCCGAGCCTGCCGAGCCGGTGGACCCCGACGCCGGCCCGGTGATGGTGACGGTGGAATACCGCATCGCGCCCGCCCAGGCCGGCGAATTTGCCGAGGTGATGCGCGAAACCCGCGCCGCCCGGCTGCGCCAGGGCGCCCTGTCCTGGGGCCTGTTCCGCGACGCCGCGGTGCCGGGTCGCTATGTGGAGTATTTCGTCGATGAAACCTGGGTGGAGCACCTGCGCCGTCTGGAGCGCTTCACCGCCGGCGACCAGGCCCTGCGCCAGCGCCGCCTGGCGCTGCACCAGGGGCCAGAGCCGCCGCTGGTGCGGCGCTATGTGTCCGAACCCATGGACCAGCCCTAG
- a CDS encoding hypothetical protein (PFAM: Tripartite tricarboxylate transporter TctA family), which produces MDLLNNLAMGFGVAFTFQNLAYAFGGALLGTLIGVLPGLGPVATIAMLLPSIYALDATPALIMLAGIYYGAQYGGSTTAILINVPGESSSVVTAIDGYQMARRGRAGAALAAAGLGSFFAGCVGTIIIAAFAPPLTELAFKFGPAEYFSLMVLGLIGAVVLASGSLIKAISMILLGLLLGQINTDVISGVPRFSFDIPELTDGIGFVAIAMGVFGFGEIISNLGKPAEHREVFTKDVKGLWPTRDDFVRAWPAVIRGTALGSILGVLPGGGALLASFAAYTVEKKVGGKPGDVPFGQGNIRGVAGPEAANNAGAQTSFIPMLTLGIPPNAVMALMVGAMTIKGIQPGPQVMTSNPQLFWGLIASMWVGNAMLIILNLPLIGIWIKLLTVPYRFLFPAIMVFCSIGLYTLNNNAFDVYMGAGFAVVGYIFYKLGCEPAPLLLGFILGPMMEENLRRALLLSRGDWSTFFTRGLSAGLLLAAFAMIVVVSLPSIKSKREEAFQDD; this is translated from the coding sequence ATGGACCTGCTGAACAACCTGGCGATGGGCTTCGGCGTCGCCTTCACTTTCCAGAACCTGGCCTATGCCTTCGGCGGTGCGCTGCTGGGCACCCTGATCGGCGTGCTGCCCGGCCTGGGGCCGGTGGCCACCATCGCGATGCTGCTGCCCAGCATCTACGCGCTGGACGCCACGCCCGCGCTCATCATGCTGGCCGGCATCTATTACGGCGCGCAGTACGGTGGCTCCACCACCGCCATCCTGATCAACGTGCCGGGTGAAAGCAGCTCGGTGGTCACCGCCATCGACGGCTACCAGATGGCCCGGCGCGGGCGCGCCGGCGCCGCGCTGGCCGCGGCCGGCCTGGGCAGCTTCTTCGCCGGCTGCGTGGGCACCATCATCATCGCGGCCTTCGCGCCCCCGCTGACCGAGCTGGCCTTCAAGTTCGGCCCGGCCGAGTACTTCAGCCTGATGGTGCTGGGCCTGATCGGCGCGGTGGTGCTGGCCTCGGGCTCGCTCATCAAGGCCATCTCGATGATCCTGCTGGGCCTGCTGCTGGGCCAGATCAACACCGACGTCATTTCGGGCGTGCCGCGCTTTTCCTTCGACATCCCTGAGCTGACCGACGGCATCGGCTTCGTGGCCATCGCCATGGGTGTGTTCGGCTTTGGCGAGATCATCTCCAACCTGGGCAAGCCGGCTGAACACCGCGAGGTGTTCACCAAGGACGTGAAGGGCCTGTGGCCCACCAGGGACGACTTCGTGCGCGCCTGGCCGGCGGTCATCCGCGGCACCGCATTGGGCTCCATCCTGGGCGTGCTGCCTGGCGGTGGCGCCTTGCTGGCCTCCTTTGCCGCCTACACGGTGGAAAAGAAAGTGGGCGGCAAGCCGGGCGACGTGCCCTTCGGCCAGGGCAACATCCGCGGCGTGGCCGGCCCGGAAGCCGCCAACAACGCCGGCGCGCAGACCAGTTTCATCCCCATGCTGACCCTGGGCATTCCGCCCAACGCGGTGATGGCGCTGATGGTGGGCGCGATGACCATCAAGGGCATCCAGCCCGGCCCGCAGGTGATGACCAGCAACCCGCAGCTGTTCTGGGGCCTGATCGCCAGCATGTGGGTGGGCAATGCCATGCTGATCATCCTGAACCTGCCGCTGATCGGCATCTGGATCAAGCTGCTCACCGTGCCCTACCGCTTCCTGTTCCCGGCCATCATGGTGTTCTGCTCCATCGGCCTGTACACGCTGAACAACAACGCCTTCGACGTCTACATGGGCGCCGGCTTCGCGGTGGTGGGCTACATCTTCTACAAGCTGGGCTGTGAGCCCGCACCGCTGCTGCTGGGCTTCATCCTCGGGCCCATGATGGAAGAGAACCTGCGCCGCGCGCTGCTGCTGTCCCGCGGTGACTGGAGCACCTTCTTCACCCGCGGGCTGTCGGCCGGCCTGCTGCTGGCGGCCTTCGCGATGATCGTGGTGGTGTCGCTGCCTTCGATCAAGAGCAAGCGCGAAGAAGCCTTCCAGGACGACTGA
- a CDS encoding Mg-dependent DNase (PFAM: TatD related DNase~TIGRFAM: hydrolase, TatD family): protein MAAAARWIDTHCHLDAPEFDADRDAVLARAQAAGVSRLVMPAVAAPHFDGMVALAQRTQQAFALGIHPLFVPDAQPQHLDELAAALAAQRGNPLLVAVGEIGLDLFVPGLDLALQEHFYAMQLKLARAEGLPVILHVRRSADLLLKQLRRTEVPGGIAHAFNGSEEQALAFVAMGFKLGFGGAMSFERALQIRRLAQKLPAEAIVLETDAPDIPPHWLYKTAEQRAAGERSRNEPAELPRIAGVLAELRGWTLMETAAVTRANALAALPRLAAWEAAEA from the coding sequence ATGGCTGCTGCCGCCCGCTGGATCGACACCCACTGCCACCTGGACGCGCCGGAGTTCGACGCCGACCGCGACGCAGTGCTGGCGCGCGCCCAGGCGGCGGGTGTGTCGCGCCTGGTGATGCCGGCGGTGGCCGCGCCTCACTTTGACGGCATGGTGGCGCTGGCCCAGCGCACCCAGCAGGCGTTTGCGCTGGGCATTCACCCGCTGTTCGTGCCCGACGCGCAGCCGCAGCACCTGGACGAACTGGCCGCCGCGCTGGCGGCCCAGCGCGGCAACCCGCTGCTGGTGGCCGTGGGCGAAATCGGCCTGGACCTGTTCGTGCCCGGGCTGGACCTGGCCTTGCAGGAACACTTCTATGCCATGCAGTTGAAGCTGGCGCGCGCCGAGGGCCTGCCGGTCATCCTGCACGTGCGGCGCTCGGCCGACCTGCTGCTGAAGCAGTTGCGTCGCACCGAGGTGCCCGGCGGCATCGCCCACGCCTTCAATGGCAGCGAGGAACAGGCGTTGGCCTTTGTGGCGATGGGCTTCAAGCTGGGCTTCGGTGGCGCCATGAGCTTCGAGCGCGCACTGCAGATCCGGCGCCTGGCGCAAAAGCTGCCGGCCGAGGCCATCGTGCTGGAAACCGATGCCCCCGACATCCCGCCGCACTGGCTGTACAAGACGGCCGAACAACGGGCGGCCGGCGAACGCAGCCGCAACGAACCCGCTGAGTTGCCGCGCATCGCGGGTGTGCTGGCTGAATTGCGCGGCTGGACGCTGATGGAGACTGCCGCCGTCACGCGTGCCAACGCGCTGGCCGCGCTGCCGCGCCTGGCGGCATGGGAAGCCGCCGAAGCATGA
- a CDS encoding MoxR-like ATPase (PFAM: ATPase family associated with various cellular activities (AAA)), whose translation MNTSPTPDGPLMERILYEVKRVVVGQDRFLERVMVALLAQGHLLVEGVPGLAKTLTVKTLSQAIRGSFRRIQFTPDLVPADLVGTRIYNQKTGEFGTTLGPVFANLLLADEINRAPAKVQSALLEVMQERQVTIAGESHKVPSPFVVMATQNPIETEGTYPLPEAQVDRFMMKVLVDYPSDEEEFVIVERVIGAPATVAAVASTGQLAELQQECRRVYVDPSLIQYAVKLVGATRRPAEHGLPELASYLGYGASPRASISLIEGARALAFLRGRAYVLPEDVADLVHDCLRHRMVLSYEALSEGLDADALITKVMARVAMPDKPLQHPLT comes from the coding sequence ATGAACACATCCCCCACGCCCGATGGCCCGCTGATGGAGCGCATCCTCTACGAGGTCAAGCGCGTGGTCGTGGGCCAGGACCGATTCCTCGAACGTGTGATGGTGGCGCTGCTGGCGCAGGGCCATCTGCTGGTGGAGGGCGTGCCCGGGCTGGCCAAGACGCTGACCGTGAAGACCCTGTCGCAGGCCATCCGCGGCAGCTTCCGGCGCATCCAGTTCACGCCCGATCTGGTGCCGGCCGACCTGGTGGGCACGCGCATCTACAACCAGAAAACCGGCGAATTCGGCACCACGCTGGGCCCGGTGTTCGCCAACCTGCTGCTGGCCGATGAAATCAACCGTGCGCCGGCCAAGGTGCAAAGTGCGCTGCTGGAAGTGATGCAGGAGCGCCAGGTCACCATCGCCGGCGAAAGCCACAAGGTGCCCAGCCCCTTCGTGGTGATGGCCACCCAGAACCCGATCGAGACCGAAGGCACCTACCCGCTGCCCGAGGCCCAGGTGGACCGCTTCATGATGAAGGTGCTGGTGGACTACCCCAGCGACGAGGAAGAATTCGTCATCGTCGAGCGCGTCATCGGTGCGCCGGCCACGGTGGCCGCGGTGGCGTCCACCGGACAGCTGGCCGAGCTGCAGCAGGAATGCCGCCGCGTGTACGTGGACCCCAGCCTGATTCAGTACGCGGTGAAGCTGGTGGGCGCCACGCGCCGCCCGGCCGAGCATGGCCTGCCCGAACTGGCCAGCTACCTCGGCTACGGCGCCAGCCCGCGCGCCAGCATCTCGCTGATCGAAGGCGCGCGCGCGCTGGCCTTCCTGCGCGGCCGCGCCTATGTGCTGCCCGAGGACGTGGCCGACCTGGTGCACGACTGCCTGCGCCACCGCATGGTGCTCAGCTACGAAGCCTTGAGCGAAGGCCTGGACGCCGATGCGCTGATCACCAAGGTGATGGCCCGCGTGGCCATGCCCGACAAGCCCCTCCAACACCCGCTGACATGA
- a CDS encoding spermidine synthase (PFAM: Spermine/spermidine synthase) → MASRRSKSPALAGATLSEFEGVRYLHLGTPWVQGAMRLKKPDVIELEYVRRMLAWMLWRPSAELREGHAVQLGLGAAAITRFTYQQLGLATTVVEINPTVIHACQMFFRLPAHGGGLAVVEGDAAAWAADPAHAGCADVLCVDLYDHEAAAPVLDDEAFYRACHALLKPGGVMSVNLFGRDASFARSSARIAAAFGADQVWQLTPTREGNTVVVAGRGLLVPGREELLARADHIEERYGLPARRWLRMVRPWQAATMTD, encoded by the coding sequence ATGGCTTCCAGACGATCCAAGTCCCCCGCGTTGGCCGGCGCCACGCTGTCCGAATTCGAAGGCGTGCGCTACCTGCACCTGGGCACGCCCTGGGTGCAAGGCGCCATGCGGCTGAAGAAGCCCGACGTCATCGAGCTGGAATACGTGCGCCGCATGCTGGCCTGGATGCTGTGGCGGCCCAGCGCTGAACTGCGCGAAGGCCATGCGGTGCAGCTGGGCCTGGGCGCGGCGGCCATCACCCGGTTTACGTACCAGCAACTGGGCCTGGCCACCACCGTGGTGGAGATCAACCCCACCGTCATCCATGCCTGCCAGATGTTCTTCCGCCTGCCCGCGCACGGCGGCGGCCTGGCCGTGGTGGAGGGCGACGCCGCGGCCTGGGCCGCCGACCCCGCGCATGCGGGCTGCGCCGACGTGCTGTGCGTGGACCTGTACGACCACGAGGCCGCCGCGCCGGTGCTGGACGACGAGGCCTTCTACCGCGCCTGCCACGCGCTGCTGAAGCCCGGCGGCGTGATGAGCGTGAACCTGTTCGGCCGCGACGCCAGCTTCGCGCGCAGTTCGGCCCGCATTGCCGCGGCCTTCGGGGCCGATCAGGTCTGGCAGCTCACGCCCACCCGCGAGGGCAACACCGTGGTGGTGGCCGGGCGCGGCCTGCTGGTGCCCGGTCGCGAGGAACTGCTCGCGCGGGCCGATCACATCGAAGAACGTTACGGATTGCCGGCCCGCCGGTGGTTGCGCATGGTGCGGCCCTGGCAAGCCGCTACCATGACCGATTGA
- a CDS encoding G:T/U mismatch-specific DNA glycosylase (PFAM: Uracil DNA glycosylase superfamily), producing the protein MSQRLQGLPPVIGRDTRVLILGSFPGAASLAARQYYAHPRNGFWPILGALWGVDLPAMAYEDRLNELLRRGLGLWDVYAACRREGSLDSAIEDAQLNPLDRLRHLAPSLRTIAHNGGESARCMRITRALGLPVHRLPSTSPANASWSFERKRAAWGALLAGYGVA; encoded by the coding sequence ATGAGCCAACGCCTGCAAGGCCTGCCGCCGGTCATCGGCCGCGACACCCGGGTGCTGATCCTGGGCAGTTTCCCTGGCGCCGCCTCGCTGGCCGCGCGCCAGTACTACGCCCACCCGCGCAACGGCTTCTGGCCCATCCTGGGCGCCTTGTGGGGCGTGGACCTGCCGGCCATGGCCTATGAAGACCGATTGAACGAACTGCTGCGGCGCGGCCTGGGTCTGTGGGACGTGTACGCCGCCTGCCGGCGCGAGGGCAGCCTGGACAGTGCCATCGAAGACGCGCAGCTGAACCCGCTGGATCGATTGCGCCACCTGGCGCCGTCGCTGAGGACCATCGCCCACAACGGCGGTGAATCGGCCCGCTGCATGCGCATCACCCGCGCCCTGGGCCTGCCGGTGCACCGGCTGCCGTCCACCAGCCCGGCCAACGCCAGTTGGAGCTTCGAGCGCAAGCGCGCCGCCTGGGGGGCGCTGCTGGCGGGTTATGGTGTGGCCTGA
- a CDS encoding type II secretory pathway, ATPase PulE/Tfp pilus assembly pathway, ATPase PilB (PFAM: Type II/IV secretion system protein; GSPII_E N-terminal domain), with protein MPHTTAKPADDRNALRVPRGPLEWRRLLSWLRADGLISNEDAERVVKRFGAAQSALHPLVRLGGVGLQRQGTVKILDTESLTEWLAGRFGIPYLRIDPLKVDVGRVAEVMSVGYAEMRRLLPVTVTPAEVTVATSEPFDLGWVAEIEAHTRRRVRLVVANPDDIARYTTEFFTLAKSVRAAQKTGESSAAASFEQLVELGKTNKQLDANDQGVVQVVDWLWQYAFDQRASDIHLEPRRDMGAIRFRIDGVLHTVYQVPMTVMSAMTARIKLLGRMDVVERRRPLDGRIKTLRPETSESPPQEVEMRLSTIPTAFGEKMVMRIFDPDTVVKSVEALGFGHHDTERWNALIARSHGIILVTGPTGSGKTTTLYSTLKKLATDEVNVCTVEDPIEMIEPAFNQTQVHAAIDMGFAEGLRALMRQDPDIIMVGEIRDLATAEMAIQAALTGHLVFSTLHTNDSAAAITRLADLGVPPYLISATVIGVMAQRLARTLCPKCKAPDEQVTRESLSELAKPWRMTGSVRAYKPVGCLDCRHTGYRGRVGLYELLAVSDAARGHIHPTLDAGALRRQAVADGMRPLRLAGTMKVAEGLTTMDEIMRATPAWSDA; from the coding sequence ATGCCCCACACCACCGCCAAGCCTGCCGACGACCGCAACGCGCTGCGCGTGCCGCGCGGCCCGCTGGAGTGGCGCCGCCTGCTGTCCTGGCTGCGCGCCGACGGCCTGATCTCGAACGAGGATGCCGAACGCGTGGTCAAGCGTTTCGGTGCCGCCCAATCGGCCCTGCACCCGCTGGTGCGCCTGGGCGGCGTGGGCCTGCAGCGCCAGGGCACGGTGAAGATCCTGGACACGGAATCGCTGACCGAATGGCTGGCCGGGCGCTTTGGCATCCCCTACCTGCGCATCGACCCGCTGAAGGTGGACGTGGGCCGCGTGGCCGAGGTCATGAGCGTGGGCTACGCCGAGATGCGCCGCCTGCTGCCGGTCACCGTCACGCCGGCCGAAGTGACCGTGGCCACCAGCGAGCCCTTCGACCTGGGCTGGGTGGCTGAGATCGAGGCCCACACGCGGCGCCGCGTGCGCCTGGTGGTGGCCAACCCAGACGACATCGCCCGCTACACCACCGAGTTCTTCACGCTGGCCAAGAGCGTGCGCGCGGCGCAGAAAACCGGCGAAAGCTCGGCCGCCGCCAGCTTCGAGCAGCTGGTGGAGCTGGGCAAGACCAACAAGCAGCTGGACGCCAACGACCAGGGCGTGGTGCAGGTGGTCGACTGGCTGTGGCAGTACGCCTTCGACCAACGCGCCAGCGACATCCACCTGGAGCCGCGGCGCGACATGGGCGCCATCCGTTTCCGCATCGACGGCGTGCTGCACACCGTCTACCAGGTGCCCATGACCGTGATGAGCGCGATGACCGCGCGCATCAAGCTGCTGGGCCGCATGGACGTGGTGGAACGCCGCCGCCCGCTGGACGGGCGCATCAAGACCCTGCGGCCTGAAACGTCCGAGTCGCCGCCGCAGGAAGTGGAAATGCGGCTGTCCACCATCCCCACTGCCTTCGGCGAGAAGATGGTGATGCGCATTTTTGACCCCGACACCGTGGTCAAGAGCGTGGAGGCGCTGGGCTTCGGCCACCACGACACCGAGCGCTGGAACGCGTTGATCGCCCGCAGCCACGGCATCATCCTGGTCACCGGGCCCACCGGCAGCGGCAAGACCACCACGCTGTATTCCACGCTCAAGAAACTGGCCACGGATGAAGTGAATGTCTGCACCGTGGAAGACCCGATCGAAATGATCGAACCGGCCTTCAACCAGACCCAGGTGCACGCGGCCATCGACATGGGTTTTGCCGAGGGCCTGCGCGCGCTGATGCGGCAGGACCCGGACATCATCATGGTGGGCGAAATCCGCGACCTGGCCACCGCCGAGATGGCGATCCAGGCCGCGCTCACCGGCCACCTGGTGTTTTCCACCCTGCACACCAACGACTCGGCCGCCGCCATCACCCGCCTGGCCGACCTGGGCGTGCCGCCCTACCTGATCAGCGCCACCGTCATCGGCGTGATGGCGCAGCGGCTGGCGCGCACCCTGTGCCCCAAGTGCAAGGCGCCGGACGAGCAGGTCACGCGTGAAAGCCTGTCCGAGCTGGCCAAGCCCTGGCGCATGACCGGCAGCGTGCGCGCCTACAAGCCGGTGGGCTGCCTGGACTGCCGCCACACCGGCTACCGCGGCCGTGTGGGCCTGTATGAACTGCTGGCGGTCAGCGACGCCGCACGCGGCCACATCCACCCCACGCTGGACGCCGGTGCGCTGCGCCGCCAGGCGGTGGCCGACGGCATGCGCCCGCTGCGCCTGGCCGGCACCATGAAAGTCGCCGAAGGGCTGACCACGATGGACGAGATCATGCGCGCCACCCCGGCGTGGTCCGACGCCTGA
- a CDS encoding trypsin-like serine protease with PDZ domain (PFAM: Trypsin), protein MARTPLYSASSRAPRGPGRAAAAAVGSSAPALPSAGVAPDLATPVPPSRWQRSRAWLQGHERKAWALGAITLAALAGWPAWTLHLAPPPTLKQIDAALRESIAKEPLPSAAAAAYRAVLPSLVRVVGERDDDEEPGPRKRTRTVRPSHGASAPAGEDDDAERRRSVGSGVVIVDRGIILTNLHVVQGASRLKVTFSDGLESDAVVINTQPEHDLAVLQAKTLPDDLQAATMRSTSGLEPGDEVIAVGFPFGIGPSVSQGVVSGLKREFRSPEGQRSLSNLIQFDAAANPGNSGGPLVTMDGHVVGIVTAIMNPNQQRTFIGIGFAVPIENAAAGAGLPPF, encoded by the coding sequence ATGGCCCGCACGCCGCTGTACAGCGCAAGCTCCCGCGCCCCGCGCGGGCCGGGGCGTGCGGCGGCCGCCGCAGTGGGCTCATCCGCGCCAGCACTTCCGTCCGCCGGCGTGGCGCCTGACCTGGCCACGCCGGTTCCCCCGTCCCGCTGGCAGCGCAGCCGCGCCTGGCTGCAAGGCCACGAACGCAAGGCCTGGGCGCTGGGCGCCATCACCCTGGCGGCGCTGGCTGGCTGGCCGGCCTGGACGCTGCACCTGGCGCCGCCGCCCACGCTGAAGCAGATCGACGCCGCACTGCGTGAGTCCATCGCCAAGGAACCCCTGCCCTCGGCCGCCGCGGCGGCCTACCGAGCGGTGCTGCCCTCGCTGGTGCGGGTGGTGGGCGAACGCGACGACGATGAAGAACCCGGCCCGCGCAAGCGCACCAGGACCGTCCGCCCCAGCCATGGTGCCAGCGCCCCGGCCGGCGAGGACGACGACGCCGAACGCCGCCGCAGCGTGGGCAGCGGCGTGGTCATCGTGGACCGCGGCATCATCCTGACCAACCTGCACGTGGTGCAGGGCGCCAGCCGGCTGAAGGTGACCTTTTCCGACGGCCTGGAGTCCGACGCGGTGGTCATCAACACCCAACCCGAGCACGACCTGGCGGTGCTGCAGGCCAAGACCCTGCCGGACGACCTGCAGGCCGCCACCATGCGCTCCACCAGCGGGCTGGAGCCAGGCGACGAGGTCATCGCGGTGGGTTTTCCCTTCGGCATCGGGCCCAGCGTGTCACAGGGCGTGGTGTCGGGGCTGAAGCGCGAATTCCGCTCGCCCGAGGGCCAGCGGTCGCTGAGCAACCTGATCCAGTTCGACGCCGCGGCCAACCCGGGCAATTCCGGCGGCCCGCTGGTCACCATGGACGGCCACGTGGTGGGCATCGTCACCGCCATCATGAACCCCAACCAGCAGCGCACCTTCATCGGCATCGGCTTCGCGGTGCCGATCGAAAACGCCGCGGCCGGCGCCGGCCTGCCGCCTTTCTAG
- a CDS encoding Tripartite tricarboxylate transporter TctB family (PFAM: Tripartite tricarboxylate transporter TctB family), producing MKIKSQKDFWSGMMFLVVGGGFAWGALNYSFGSSAKPGPAYFPFGLGVMMALLGAFILFKALTIETNDGDPIGPWAWKPLIWIVGSVASFGWFLPHLGMFIALPLLVLISATASDEFKLKEAVVNAVILTAGSWFIFIWGLKLTIPLWPSFLAR from the coding sequence GTGAAGATCAAGAGCCAGAAGGACTTCTGGTCCGGCATGATGTTCCTGGTGGTGGGGGGCGGTTTCGCCTGGGGCGCACTGAACTACAGCTTCGGCAGTTCGGCCAAACCCGGGCCGGCCTACTTCCCCTTCGGGCTGGGCGTGATGATGGCGCTGCTGGGTGCCTTCATCCTGTTCAAGGCCCTCACCATCGAAACCAACGACGGCGACCCCATCGGCCCCTGGGCCTGGAAGCCGCTGATCTGGATCGTCGGCTCGGTGGCCAGCTTCGGTTGGTTCCTGCCGCACCTGGGCATGTTCATCGCGTTGCCGCTGCTGGTGTTGATTTCGGCCACGGCCAGCGACGAATTCAAGCTGAAGGAAGCCGTGGTGAACGCGGTCATCCTGACCGCGGGCAGCTGGTTCATCTTCATCTGGGGCCTGAAGCTGACCATTCCGCTGTGGCCTTCCTTCCTCGCGCGCTGA